The Streptomyces sp. NBC_01363 region GTACGGAAACCCGACGTCGGTTGAATGGTGAAGTACGCCTGCTGTCCGCGGTGATACCACCGCGCGGCTATTTCCCGGATTTTCTGACGCCTTCTCAGGAAAGCGGCGAACCGTACGGCATCGACGCGGGTATGGCGGCGTTACGCGGCACCCCGCCCGGCCGGGTCCTCGCCGAACTCGCCCTGCTCGGCGCCGAACGCCGCGACGCGGTCCGCTCCCCGGACAACCGCGCCGAACCGCTCGGCCGGCTCGTCGACGTCCTGCACGGCTACCACCGCGCCGCCATCGAGCCGTACTGGCCGCACATCCGGGCCAGCGTCGAGGCCGACCGCGCCGTACGCGGCCGCGCCCTCCTGGACGGCGGCGCGCACGAACTGCTCGCCTCGCTCCCGCCGATGATCCGCTGGCGGCCCCCCGTGCTGGAGGCGGACTACCCCGTCGACCGCGAGGTCCGTCTGGACGGGCGGGGGCTGCTGCTCCAGCCGTCCTTCTTCTGCCGCGTCACCCCGGTCGTCTACCGCGATCCGCGGCTCCCGCCGGTCCTCGTCTA contains the following coding sequences:
- a CDS encoding helix-turn-helix transcriptional regulator, which codes for MLRIHMSGADLSRVRMATRPDALWETTLSFHRLRDRRGSAVFGKWRTETRRRLNGEVRLLSAVIPPRGYFPDFLTPSQESGEPYGIDAGMAALRGTPPGRVLAELALLGAERRDAVRSPDNRAEPLGRLVDVLHGYHRAAIEPYWPHIRASVEADRAVRGRALLDGGAHELLASLPPMIRWRPPVLEADYPVDREVRLDGRGLLLQPSFFCRVTPVVYRDPRLPPVLVYPVTHSRAPVFAEPGPWLGRLLGNTRSTVLSAIGNGCTTSELALRAGVSLASASQHACVLREAGLIHTLRHGGSVLHTLTPLGGSLLRGGAPLAMS